One Opitutaceae bacterium genomic window, ACCGGGAGACCACCAGTCTGTCGACCGTCCGGTAAGGCCTTGGCCGCCGGCCCACCGTGCAAAACGCTGCAAACCCCATCCCGCTCGTGGAAGACGTCAGAAAGTACATCCCTCACCGACCGCCTTTCCTCTTTGTCGACGAGATCGTCGAATCGACTCCGGAAAGCCTGACTGCGATCCGGCGGGTTCGGGCGGACGAAGCGTATTTCGAAGGCCACTACCCGGGAAATCCGATCATGCCCGGCGTGCTGATCGCGGAGTCGGTCTTCCAGGCCGCTGCCATCCACCTGGTGCGCACCCTCGATACGTCGATTGTCCCCGAGAACGCCGTCCCGGTCCTCGCCCGGATCACCGATGCGCGGTTCCGTCAGCTCATCCGCCCCGGGGATACGCTGACCATCAAGGTCCACCTGAAGGAACGGATGAGCAAGTTCTTCTTCATGCACGGAGCGGTCACCTGTGAGGGCCGCCGGGTTCTCTCGATTGATTTCGGGGTGGCCATGGAGGCGGAATCGGGCCCGTCCGGAAATTCGTCCCCGGCATGAGTTTTCTCGGACTCGAGGGCCGGACCATCCTGGTCATGGGCGTGGCCAACCGCAAGAGCGTGGCCTGGCGGATCGCGGCCACCCTGGAGGAGGCGGGCGCACGGGTCATCCACAGCGTCCGCTCGCAGGCGCGGCGCGAATCGACCGCGAAACTGCTCGACGGCCGATCGGTTTACGTCTGCGACGTCGAGTTTCCCGACCAGATTGAAGCCTTGGCCCGGGAAGTGTCCCGTGACCATGAAAAGATCGACGGCATCGTTCATTCGATCGCTTTCGCGAATTACGCCGAGGGCTTCAAGCCGTTTCACGAGACCAGGCGCGAGGACTATCTGCAGGCCACCGGCATCTCCTCTTTCTCCCTGGTCGAAGTCGCCCGGGCCTTCAAACCCCTTCTGTCCCGGAAGGCCTCGGTTGTGGCGATCGGCATCTCCTCGCTTTCCGTGACGGCGGAGAATTATGGATACATGTCGCCGATCAAGGCATCGCTGGAAGGAGTCGTCCGTTATCTGGCGAAGTCGTTCAGCGCGGACAGCGAGGTCCGTTTCAACACGGTCAATCCCTCCCTGCTCAAGACGAGCGCCTCAGCGGGCATTCCCGGCTACCTGGAGAGTTATCTGTTTGCCGAGAAAATGACGCTGCGGAAACGTTCCCTTGAGACACAGGAGGTGGCCAACGTGGTTGCCTTTCTTCTGAGCGAACGGTCAAGCGGGCTCAATGGCACGGGAATTGTCGTCGATGCCGGGATGGGTCTGAATCCGTTTGATCGCGAGATCGTGCAGCTGGCCATGCGACCGGAGGTCGACGCGGCCCGGGTGGCAGGCAATCGACCGCCGGAGTCATGAGATTCTCCAATCTGGTCATTGAATCGATCGCGGCGGCCGAGCCGCCGGAAGTGCTGACTTCGGATCAGATCGAGGAGAGGCTTCGACCCCTCTATGAACGATTGAAGCTGCCCTTCGGGAGGCTTGAACTGATGACCGGAATCCGGGAACGCCGATTCTGGCCGGCGGATCACCGCCCATCGGCCGCCAGTGCCGAAGCCGCCGAAAAAGCGCTGGCCCGTTCCCGGATCCCGAGGGAGAAGATCGAGGTGCTGGTTCATGCCGC contains:
- the fabZ gene encoding 3-hydroxyacyl-ACP dehydratase FabZ, whose translation is MEDVRKYIPHRPPFLFVDEIVESTPESLTAIRRVRADEAYFEGHYPGNPIMPGVLIAESVFQAAAIHLVRTLDTSIVPENAVPVLARITDARFRQLIRPGDTLTIKVHLKERMSKFFFMHGAVTCEGRRVLSIDFGVAMEAESGPSGNSSPA
- a CDS encoding SDR family oxidoreductase gives rise to the protein MSFLGLEGRTILVMGVANRKSVAWRIAATLEEAGARVIHSVRSQARRESTAKLLDGRSVYVCDVEFPDQIEALAREVSRDHEKIDGIVHSIAFANYAEGFKPFHETRREDYLQATGISSFSLVEVARAFKPLLSRKASVVAIGISSLSVTAENYGYMSPIKASLEGVVRYLAKSFSADSEVRFNTVNPSLLKTSASAGIPGYLESYLFAEKMTLRKRSLETQEVANVVAFLLSERSSGLNGTGIVVDAGMGLNPFDREIVQLAMRPEVDAARVAGNRPPES